In one Corallococcus sp. EGB genomic region, the following are encoded:
- a CDS encoding adenylate/guanylate cyclase domain-containing protein, which yields MVVEAPEPRKMSAIMFTDMEAPAGQRWRDESLQQALHEEHGQLVRGLLARHGGREVKRMEEGGFLLEFESGPPAVAFALEWRAAVDARNRAVPSEQRMSVRAGAHLGMVVHRDGDVFGEGVNLAARIESLARPGTVYVSETVAAQLEGRLKAPPVKLGRNELKNIRLPVAVFRIDSPAEGRDERALLSRVRSLLGRKRAPANG from the coding sequence ATGGTGGTGGAGGCTCCGGAGCCCCGGAAGATGTCGGCCATCATGTTCACGGACATGGAGGCCCCCGCAGGTCAACGCTGGCGGGATGAGTCGCTACAACAAGCGCTGCACGAGGAGCACGGCCAGCTGGTGCGCGGGCTGCTCGCGCGCCACGGCGGCCGCGAGGTGAAGCGCATGGAGGAGGGCGGCTTCCTGCTGGAGTTCGAGTCCGGCCCGCCCGCGGTGGCGTTCGCGCTGGAGTGGCGCGCCGCCGTGGACGCGCGCAACCGCGCCGTGCCTTCCGAGCAGCGCATGTCCGTCCGAGCGGGCGCGCACCTGGGCATGGTGGTGCACCGTGACGGCGACGTGTTCGGCGAGGGCGTCAACCTGGCGGCCCGCATCGAGTCCCTGGCGCGCCCGGGCACCGTCTACGTCAGCGAGACGGTGGCCGCGCAGCTGGAGGGCCGGCTGAAGGCGCCCCCGGTGAAGCTGGGCCGCAACGAGTTGAAGAACATCCGGCTGCCGGTGGCGGTGTTCCGCATCGACTCTCCGGCGGAGGGCCGCGATGAGCGCGCGCTCCTGTCTCGCGTGCGTTCACTGCTGGGCCGTAAGCGCGCGCCCGCGAACGGTTGA
- a CDS encoding glutathione S-transferase family protein, whose protein sequence is MSELTLVVGSKNYSSWSLRPYLALAHTGQPFQEVLVPLDTPETAALIALHSPSGRVPVLKHGDTLVWDSLSICEYLAEAFPEAKLWPTDRAARAMARSVTSEMHSGFQALRTNLPMNITARKTVPGVDAPGVHADIARIQALWEGCRERYGKGGPFLFGAFTIADAFFAPVVTRFVTYGVPFRPQNIAYRDAVLGLPAMLKWTEAARGEPELARYR, encoded by the coding sequence ATGTCCGAGCTCACCCTGGTCGTTGGTTCCAAGAACTACTCCTCGTGGTCGCTGCGTCCCTACCTGGCCCTGGCCCACACCGGCCAGCCGTTCCAGGAGGTGCTGGTGCCGCTGGACACGCCGGAGACGGCGGCACTCATCGCCCTGCACTCGCCCAGCGGGCGGGTGCCGGTGCTCAAGCACGGTGACACGCTGGTGTGGGACTCGCTGTCCATCTGCGAGTACCTGGCGGAGGCCTTCCCGGAAGCGAAGCTGTGGCCCACGGACCGCGCGGCGCGCGCGATGGCGCGCTCGGTGACGTCGGAGATGCACTCGGGCTTCCAGGCGCTGCGCACGAACCTCCCCATGAACATCACCGCGCGCAAGACGGTGCCGGGGGTGGACGCGCCGGGCGTGCACGCGGACATCGCGCGCATCCAGGCGCTGTGGGAGGGCTGCCGCGAGCGCTACGGCAAGGGCGGGCCCTTCCTCTTCGGCGCCTTCACCATCGCGGACGCGTTCTTCGCGCCCGTCGTCACCCGCTTCGTCACCTACGGCGTCCCGTTCCGCCCGCAGAACATCGCGTACCGCGACGCGGTGCTGGGCCTGCCCGCGATGCTCAAGTGGACCGAGGCCGCCCGCGGCGAGCCCGAGCTCGCGCGCTACCGGTAG